In Arthrobacter sp. StoSoilB5, one genomic interval encodes:
- a CDS encoding SDR family oxidoreductase, with protein MASERNVLVTGGARGIGRSISEHLSGLGWKVVATYNTGLDEARELNRTHGVDMRQLDLTDRSRTRDFVRRICDEFQFHALVNNAGILEKESFEEFTFDVWDKTFEVNVTAPLILAQEIGLRMPHGGSIVNIASTDAHIGSFRSIAYSASKAALLSVTRSLANVLGPRGVRVNAVTPGWVDSGILSERYEAARLTPLGRNGSPEDIARIVAFLLSSDASFITGASIVADGGYTGVDYFMKKENDSLG; from the coding sequence ATGGCAAGTGAACGTAATGTCTTGGTTACGGGTGGCGCGCGAGGAATCGGCCGATCCATTTCCGAACATCTCTCAGGACTTGGCTGGAAAGTTGTTGCAACATACAACACCGGCCTCGACGAAGCCAGGGAACTCAACCGCACGCACGGGGTAGACATGCGCCAGCTTGATCTGACAGATCGATCCCGGACGCGGGACTTCGTTCGCCGGATTTGTGATGAATTTCAGTTTCATGCGCTGGTCAACAATGCCGGGATCCTTGAAAAGGAGTCCTTTGAGGAATTCACGTTTGACGTGTGGGACAAAACCTTCGAGGTAAATGTCACCGCACCCCTCATCCTTGCCCAGGAAATCGGCCTCCGTATGCCTCACGGTGGGAGCATCGTTAACATAGCCAGTACAGACGCGCACATCGGGTCCTTCCGCAGCATCGCTTACTCAGCCAGCAAGGCAGCTCTTCTGTCTGTCACCCGCAGTCTCGCCAACGTGCTTGGCCCCCGTGGAGTTCGAGTTAATGCTGTGACTCCCGGCTGGGTTGACTCCGGCATCCTGTCCGAACGTTACGAAGCGGCACGTCTCACTCCGTTGGGTCGCAATGGCAGCCCGGAAGACATAGCCAGGATCGTCGCATTTCTTCTCAGCTCAGATGCATCCTTCATCACGGGCGCTTCCATCGTCGCTGATGGCGGTTACACCGGTGTGGATTACTTCATGAAGAAGGAGAATGATTCCCTCGGCTGA